Proteins from one Leishmania infantum JPCM5 genome chromosome 21 genomic window:
- a CDS encoding ferredoxin NADP+ reductase-like protein gives MLCGSWTLHRCACAPALATRGALNTAVSWTSSHTLAFSASLRWCSITARSTSNTARCTGSADAENASSASASAPNPSTAGTTAPKRRVQIAVVGSGPSGCFVASHLVKKHLELHVDIFERLPVPFGLCRYGVSPDHPDVKNVEKQFMDLFQSGRVTWVGNVSIGKEIPLQALLAHYAAVVFATGADGTKKLRIPGEDLGGVISAHSFVEYYNTLPFPYGSPRFCPFDLERTKRAVVIGNGNVAMDVVRVLGGSYKYFSPTDMNCVCIKELMKNRIEHISVVARRGVEHSAFATAEFREITKYQEGHVKVEVDHFDLGAAVAAMPVGKVMRAHKRMMELVHQYALTSEETAAEAAQLATDAQGVPLPSAAASPAEPSATTTASEYGMGRPQHGNRGSCCLRFRYNLTPIAILPSRHRKNYVGGVLFKRTRGEAPGKATEDEGEYCVVPCDLVMTSIGYRSDSIAGVPFDDRAGVIDNEKGRVKGMPRVYCAGWAKNGAKGIILHSVVDAQETAATILADMEAGVIPTEPTAQPEEAEGTAAAVRSSSASAAEAESVEVLSFESGNSTPHRQTAGAATTTMYGKYGLVDYFVTKKLQPVSIAGLQRILHVEHQRGVDLGKKAEKISTVRDMLDVALGGGVGKKADERIRGMTPARSDAMLYLKELLDDDTDLRALARQVARDVPHKLAQQHPLGSIAPGQL, from the coding sequence aTGCTTTGCGGATCCTGGACGCTGCAccgatgtgcgtgtgcaccggCTCTCGCGACAAGGGGCGCACTGAACACGGCAGTCTCATGGACATCGTCTCACACCCTTGCCTTTTCTGCCTCCCTGCGGTGGTGTAGTATTACGGCCAGGAGCACTAGCAATACAGCGCGTTGCACGGGCAGCGCTGACGCCGAGAACGCCTCCTCGGCGAGTGCATCGGCGCCGAACCCCTCTACAGCGGGGACGACCGCACCCAAGCGTCGAGTACAGATAGCGGTGGTGGGCAGTGGGCCCAGCGGCTGTTTCGTAGCCAGCCACCTTGTAAAGAAGCACCTCGAGCTGCACGTGGACATCTTTGAGCGGCTGCCAGTGCCGTTTGGTCTATGCCGCTACGGTGTGTCGCCGGATCACCCGGACGTGAAAAACGTGGAGAAGCAGTTCATGGATCTCTTCCAGAGCGGGCGCGTGACGTGGGTCGGGAACGTGTCCATTGGGAAGGAGATcccgctgcaggcgctgctggcgcactacgcggcggtggtgttcGCGACCGGCGCGGACGGGACGAAGAAGCTGCGCATCCCGGGCGAGGACCTCGGCGGCGTCATCTCCGCCCACAGCTTTGTGGAGTACTACAACACCCTCCCGTTTCCGTACGGCTCGCCGCGCTTCTGCCCCTTCGATCTTGAGCGCACGaagcgcgccgtcgtcatcggGAACGGCAACGTGGCGATGGACGTGGTGCGGGTGCTCGGCGGGTCGTACAAGTACTTCTCTCCAACCGACATGAACTGTGTTTGCATCAAGGAGCTCATGAAGAATCGGATCGAGCACATCAGCGTGGTggcccgccgcggcgtggAGCACTCGGCGTTCGCTACCGCCGAGTTCCGCGAGATCACCAAGTATCAGGAAGGCCATGTGAAAGTCGAGGTGGACCACTTCGacctcggcgcggcggtggcggcaatgCCGGTCGGCAAGGTCATGCGTGCGCACAAGCGCATGATGGAGCTCGTGCATCAATATGCGCTGACCAGCGAAGAAACAGCcgccgaagcggcgcagctggcaaCGGATGCGCAGGGCGTGCCACTTccgagcgctgccgcctcgcctgCAGAGCCGTctgcgacgacgacagcatcGGAATACGGAATGGGCCGCCCACAACACGGCAACCGTGGGTCGTGCTGCCTTCGCTTTCGATACAACCTCACGCCGATCGCCATCCTGcccagccgccaccgcaagAACTACGTTGGTGGGGTTCTCTTCAAGAGGACGCGTGGCGAGGCACCGGGCAAGGCAACagaagacgagggcgagTACTGCGTCGTGCCGTGCGACCTTGTCATGACCTCCATCGGCTACCGCTCTGACAGCATTGCCGGCGTCCCGTTCGACGACCGCGCCGGTGTCATCGACAACGAGAAGGGGCGCGTGAAGGGCATGCCGCGTGTGTACTGCGCCGGCTGGGCCAAGAACGGTGCCAAGGGCATCATCCTCCACTCCGTCGTCGATGCGCAGGAGACGGCAGCGACTATTCTGGCGGACATGGAGGCAGGCGTCATCCCGACGGAGCCGACAGCGCAGCcggaggaggccgagggaaccgcagcggcagtcaGGTCCTCGTCAGCAAGCGCGGCCGAAGCCGAgtcggtggaggtgctgtcCTTTGAAAGCGGCAACTCGACGCCGCACCGACAGAcggccggcgctgccaccacaACGATGTACGGCAAGTACGGTCTCGTCGACTACTTCGTCACCAAAAAGCTTCAGCCTGTGTCCATTGCGggcctgcagcgcatctTGCACGTCGAGCACCAACGTGGTGTCGACCTCGGCAAGAAGGCAGAGAAGATCAGCACGGTGCGCGACATGCTCGACGTGGCCCTCGGTGGTGGCGTGGGCAAGAAGGCTGACGAGCGCATCCGCGGCATGACCCCTGCCCGCTCTGACGCGATGCTGTAcctgaaggagctgctggacgacGATACGGACTTGAGGGCGCTTGCTCGCCAGGTTGCGCGGGATGTGCCGCACAAGCTTGCCCAGCAGCATCCGCTCGGCAGCATCGCGCCTGGACAGCTGTAG
- a CDS encoding putative PIWI-like protein 1 — protein sequence MWSLLRPSPAVASSILAAVAAKGDCRYPVGGIARGTIVINVCLRHYHGYSDGQRTPHGQRSASSALATDGRGRRDHGPTRSPSAPPQQHRSQDVQLQQYRGQQRRSTSLAAAEAASTDLVTARSTFWSQPVKHVSAATLKRQHTLERAQDKKSRFLVRSSIREDGVISNLFPLNFRVADASHPDSHRGAPPTGTHVYIYEMYVTRLTATQRGGSAARGSPSVTGAGARGKARAGAAATAAAIGGVQAGGLASVERRVSPGRAWRAVERFLRHKYAGVAAALLPPLVQLNSKVYTAAPLPPEALVLPRAYFDIGWQTAVLRLQRRCRFTELPPSELQMLLNKIVPEVARTSHREQRQKVDATPSFLEVVREKTGKLVCATRGVSAGGLRIYQGVLVQAIFVDSSAALDPNAADAREGQVARETHTCSLAPAKTGAGSSTKPPTDADACPIATRHLGDTPVGLTDAAAAVHFQVVAFLRPFAYRGTHAESYRIRDASGVYLASLWAPAKPRSLTVGAVYAAAPVRIREFAERGNARLIEFLDGTTLTLLSASTATAPASLSSGSAMAQPFTPRSDSGNGGATSEASRLPGQLSLKIDTKGTIASEVSLWEEVLQHFGHGPYDEAAQQRLRKSVQGIPVVISYSLRQSIVCDVRFDSDALLAAASHTHDLAAAEEGRGQSVSAPHSSSPNGDAVAHDRARERLSAPMLCVREPRLAPLMPRLDSQQPCAILADHTIVPLQVLHCCFDPRMRSWQEIGVSALSLMPQQRAALLESIRALLANGLQRWGIDVSANPYRTKALSLLPAPMKCVVPQRRPATGFANPAVVAFPTTIVVIGVTGPRCTAEQSRRISLTAQHLAHYFRTKFVATLADEGAAVQYVHEQLMYTPAAVAAPTGQPTASLKDPNTSVILITNEIDTRATRWLKVECMCRGAHFIAIPASSSPKKLNLAGAQLRMRIASQFELNPLRGVDLRGELPVLGHRHVLVIGVDSCHTNTHSVGTIVGILSTPTESKLLSYFWRHDARGRETQHVAKHFRGILAGAVALSGRVDEVVVFQDGDVFSELVGVKEELTMQVPNCGLTFMCLHKRCNVRFMHASPGQDGSSATRSQASAVASASDDVEKADRDTNAFREDNGLHNLVKGVVIPALAPVPLDHQLAANSFYLQAHESSMSTARIVQYTVHHVSPSLDVTDVQQIANIMANVLAPQATKLPMSTRCAHRLADQAERLLDAVPQLTADMIPRPLCNRLWFL from the coding sequence ATGTGGTCCCTACTCCGCCCAAGCCCCGCCGTTGCCTCCTCCATATTGGCAGCAGTCGCTGCAAAGGGTGATTGCCGATACCCCGTCGGTGGCATCGCTCGAGGCACCATCGTGATTAACGTTTGCCTCCGCCACTACCACGGCTACTCCGACGggcagcgcacgccgcaTGGGCAGCGAagcgcctcctctgcgcttGCCACCGACGGTAGGGGTCGTCGGGATCATGGCCCGACGCGTTCGCCGTCCgcgcctccgcagcagcatcgttCGCAGgatgtgcagctgcagcagtaTCGCGGCCAGCAGCGGAGAAGTACGTCGCTTgcggcggccgaggcggcctCCACCGACCTGGTTACAGCCCGCTCTACCTTTTGGTCGCAGCCCGTGAAACATGTGTCGGCCGCTACActgaagcggcagcacacgctCGAGCGCGCACAGGACAAGAAATCGAGGTTTCTcgtccgcagcagcatccgcgAAGATGGCGTCATCTCCAACCTCTTTCCTCTTAACTTTCGTGTCGCGGATGCGTCGCACCCAGACAGCCACCGCGGTGCACCACCGACGGGCACGCACGTTTACATCTACGAGATGTACGTGACGCGGCTGACGGCGACACAGCggggaggcagcgctgcgaggGGCTCCCCTTCGGTGACTGGTGCGGGGGCACGCGGCAAGGCCagagccggtgccgccgctaccgcggcggcgattGGCGGTGTGCAGGCGGGGGGACTGGCGTCGGTGGAGCGGCGTGTTTCGCCTGGACGCGCGTGGAGAGCGGTGGAGCGGTTTCTGCGCCACAAATACGCCGGGGTAGCCGCGGCGTTACTGCCGCCGTTGGTGCAGCTGAATAGCAAGGTGTACACTgcggcccccctcccacccgaAGCACTAGTGCTACCGAGAGCATACTTCGATATCGGCTggcagacggcggtgctacgcctgcagcgccgctgccgctttACTGAACTGCCGCCGAGCGAGCTACAGATGCTGCTGAACAAGATCGTTCCCGAGGTGGCACGTACATCTCACCGCGAGCAGCGACAGAAGGTGGACGCCACACCATCCTTCCTCGAGGTGGTGCGGGAGAAGACCGGCAAGCTGGTGTGCGCGACGCGGGGCGTGTCAGCTGGCGGGTTGCGGATCTATCAAGGTGTGCTGGTGCAGGCCATCTTTGTGGACAGCTCGGCTGCGCTCGACCCCAACGCGGCAGACGCGAGGGAAGGTCAGGTGGCgagagaaacacacacgtgcagccTTGCGCCAGCCAAGACaggtgccggcagcagcaccaaaCCCCCCACTGATGCGGATGCCTGCCCCATCGCTACTCGACACCTCGGCGACACCCCGGTGGGCCTTaccgacgccgcagcggcggtgcactTCCAGGTGGTCGCGTTCCTCCGCCCCTTTGCCTATCGGGGCACTCATGCCGAGAGCTACCGCATCCGCGATGCCTCAGGCGTGTACTTGGCCTCGCTCTGGGCCCCCGCAAAACCACGCTCGCTGACCGTCGGCGCGGTCTACGCAGCTGCCCCAGTGCGCATTCGCGAATTTGCGGAGCGCGGCAATGCCCGGCTCATCGAATTCCTCGATGGCACCACTctcaccctcctctctgccaGCACCGCTACGGCGCCAGCCagcctcagcagcggcagcgccatggCGCAGCCCTTCACGCCACGCAGTGACAGCGGTAACGGCGGCGCGACATCGGAGGCGAGTCGTCTCCCGGGTCAGCTGAGCCTGAAGATTGACACAAAGGGCACGATCGCGTCGGAGGTGTCACTTTGGGAAGAGGTACTGCAGCACTTCGGCCACGGCCCGTACGACGAGGcggcccagcagcgcctccgcaaGTCTGTCCAAGGCATCCCTGTCGTCATCTCCTACTCGCTGCGTCAGAGCATCGTGTGCGACGTCCGCttcgacagcgacgcgctgctggctgcCGCCTCTCATACGCacgacctcgccgccgccgaggagggcAGGGGGCAATCGGTAAGTGCGCCCCACTCCTCTTCTCCaaacggcgacgccgtggcaCACGACCGGGCACGTGAGCGCTTGAGTGCGCCGATGCTGTGCGTACGAGAGCCGCGCCTTGCGCCACTGATGCCGCGCCTCGactcgcagcagccgtgcgccATTCTCGCTGATCACACCATTGTGCCGCTTCAGGTCTTGCACTGCTGCTTCGATCCTCGCATGCGTAGCTGGCAGGAAATCGGCGTTTCCGCGCTGTCTCTCatgccacagcagcgcgcggcgctgctggagtcgATtcgcgcgctgctcgcgaacggcctgcagcggtggggcATTGATGTGTCGGCCAACCCGTATCGGACCAAGgcactctctctcctgccGGCCCCCATGAAGTGTGTcgtgccgcagcgacgcccgGCCACCGGGTTCGCGAATCCAGCGGTCGTGGCCTTTCCTACCACCATCGTCGTCATTGGCGTCACCGGACCACGATGCACGGCGGAGCAGTCGCGGCGCATCAGCCTCACCGCTCAGCACTTGGCGCACTACTTTCGCACGAAATTCGTGGCAACCCTAGCGGACGAAGGAGCTGCCGTCCAGTACGTGCACGAGCAGCTCATGTACACGccggctgccgttgctgccccAACCGGTCAGCCGACCGCCTCGCTGAAGGACCCGAATACGTCTGTGATCCTCATCACCAACGAAATCGACACGCGCGCGACGCGGTGGCTCAAAGTGGAATGCATGTGCCGTGGGGCGCACTTTATCGCCATTCCCGCGTCGTCAAGCCCGAAGAAGCTCAAcctcgccggcgcgcagctgcggatgCGTATCGCGTCTCAGTTCGAACTAAACCCGCTACGCGGCGTCGACCTGCGCGGGGAGCTGCCTGTGCTGGGCCACCGTCACGTGCTCGTCATCGGGGTGGACTCGTGCCACACGAACACGCACAGCGTCGGCACGATCGTCGGCATCCTCAGCACCCCGACGGAAAGCAAACTGCTGTCTTACTTTTGGCGGCACGATGCACGCGGGCGCGAGACGCAGCACGTCGCAAAACACTTCCGCGGTATTTTggccggcgccgtggcgctgtCCGGCAGGGTGGACGAGGTGGTGGTCTTCCAAGATGGTGACGTCTTCAGCGAGCTGGTTGGGGTCAAGGAGGAGCTCACGATGCAGGTGCCCAACTGCGGCCTTACCTTCATGTGCTTGCACAAGCGTTGCAACGTGCGCTTCATGCACGCCTCGCCAGGGCaagacggcagcagcgcaacacGCAGTCAAGCTTCCGCTGTTGCAAGCGCAAGCGACGATGTCGAAAAGGCTGACCGGGACACGAACGCCTTCCGTGAGGACAACGGCCTTCACAATCTCGTGAAGGGAGTTGTTATCCCCGCTCTGGCGCCAGTGCCGCTGGACCATCAACTGGCCGCCAACTCCTTTTACTTACAAGCGCACGAGTCGTCCATGTCGACGGCGCGGATCGTGCAGTACACGGTCCACCACGTAAGCCCTTCCCTCGACGTAACCGATGTGCAGCAGATCGCCAACATCATGGCCAATgtgctggcgccgcaggCGACAAAGCTGCCCATGTCCACCCGATGTGCGCACCGGCTGGCTGATCAAGCGGAGCGCCTGCTCGACGCAGTGCCGCAGCTCACGGCGGACATGATTCCGCGGCCACTGTGCAACCGCTTGTGGTTTCTCTAG
- a CDS encoding putative cysteine peptidase, Clan CA, family C19 yields MGNETSKSSGTASASNPLRRNSQSEAAVGFGGAPAATEKAGSPNAASTAASVPSRPIALSAETPPLRSASGATDTVGSSVPRYVDAKSMVYTLPCFTPDRSLSSPTSGGAGPRSQPIAIQMAASQQLPMMSSSSDLRVGAPSSPLSPSRRHFSAANLSNTMEIPTYNTSTPTAVEDLSCSSPVLKSYRQHSFSHSKRDACLADSPNSPDMSVHGGASLSAGASEAPVAMSLATSFSPGAGSGSPSTAIHTKFLEITGHPLGLENYGNTCYCNSVIQLIYHCAPLRLRLLELYHVYLTKKGKSGFEEDTVLFQLCSLIAVMHKSNNRTKDKYPREKIAPKELLNCVRAKNEVFNNDMQQDAHEFTMFLLNDIWDTEQRIMADPANVNLFLKHETSMKKKGSLSFSWKHSKDKHISSHSHKENRLDKTTSAAATNSDAGANGGKAVDAQQPFSGELTPLQVILQGQFGSLTACLECENVTAREEVFMDLSLETAQGTSLLRCLDHFGDPEYFWGKNKLRCEECKMPVRAAKTIHVQQLPQYALLIHLKRFQYDVKKQIFTKKADHVALPMQMDVEEYLTDPEVIEQSLRNKLARSQKNSGVDAVSSTSGHNNSGSGQKDEANATSSTDTFKPASEDVRRKLRGVARHKARFELTGFVAHIGEGPNSGHYFTCVRYGPQLWRRFDDETVSTMAERDVKQYFGVPSDAVGVVTTTAYILLYERVA; encoded by the coding sequence ATGGGTAACGAGACGTCCAAGTCCAGCggcacggcgtcggcgagcaACCCACTTCGCCGGAACTCGCAgtcggaggcggcagtgggcTTCGGCGGTGCTCCCGCGGCGACAGAAAAGGCGGGATCGCCAAATGCTGCGAGCACCGCTGCATCGGTCCCCAGCCGTCCCATAGCGCTGTCGGCCGAGACGCCACCACTGAGATCGGCGAGTGGGGCCACGGACACCGTCGGCTCGTCAGTGCCGCGCTACGTGGATGCAAAGAGCATGGTGTACACCCTTCCCTGCTTTACCCCGGATAGGTCGCTGAGCAGCCcgacgagcggcggcgctggtccACGGAGCCAACCGATCGCAATACAGATGGCTGCctcacagcagctgccgATGATGTCCTCCAGCAGTGACCTCCGCGTGGGTGCGCCatcctcgcctctctccccatCCCGCCGGCACTTCTCCGCTGCGAATTTGTCGAACACGATGGAGATTCCGACGTACAACACAAGCACCCCCACCGCCGTGGAGGACCTTTCCTGCAGCTCACCCGTGCTCAAATCGTACCGGCAGCACTCCTTCTCCCATTCGAAGCGGGATGCGTGTCTGGCCGACTCCCCCAACTCCCCAGACATGAGCGTCCACGGCGGCGCATCcctcagcgccggcgcctcggAGGCTCCGGTGGCGATGAGCCTGGCCACCTCGTTCTCACCTGGGgctggcagcggctcgcCCAGCACAGCGATCCACACAAAGTTCCTCGAGATAACCGGGCACCCGCTGGGCTTGGAGAACTACGGCAACACTTGCTACTGCAACTCCGTCATCCAGCTGATCTACCACTGCGCCccactgcggctgcggctgctcgagCTGTACCACGTCTACCTCACCAAGAAGGGTAAGTCTGGCTTCGAGGAGGACACGGTGCTCTTCCAGCTCTGCAGCCTCATCGCCGTTATGCACAAGTCGAACAACCGCACCAAGGACAAGTACCCGCGCGAGAAGATCGCCCCAAAAGAACTGCTGaactgcgtgcgcgccaagAACGAGGTCTTCAACAACGACATGCAGCAGGACGCACACGAGTTCACCATGTTTCTGCTGAATGATATCTGGGACacggagcagcgcatcatGGCCGACCCCGCCAACGTAAACCTCTTTCTCAAGCACGAGACATCCATGAAGAAGAAGGGGTCGTTGTCCTTCTCCTGGAAGCACAGCAAGGATAAGcacatcagcagccacagccacaAGGAAAACAGGCTCGACAAGACAacctcggcagcggccaccaacagcgacgccggcgcgaaCGGGGGCAAGGCGGTGGATGCACAGCAGCCCTTCAGCGGGGAGCTCACCCCTCTCCAGGTAATCCTGCAAGGCCAGTTCGGCTCCCTCACCGCCTGCCTCGAGTGCGAGAACGTGACCGCCCGAGAGGAGGTCTTCATGGACCTCAGCCTCGAGACGGCACAGGGCAcgtccctcctccgctgcctcgaCCACTTCGGTGACCCCGAGTACTTCTGGGGGAAGAACAAGCTGCGCTGCGAGGAGTGCAAGATGCCGGTGCGCGCCGCCAAGACGAtccacgtgcagcagctgccgcagtaCGCGCTCCTTATCCACCTGAAGCGCTTCCAGTACGACGTGAAGAAGCAGATCTTCACAAAGAAGGCGGACCACGTCGCACTGCCGATGCAGATGGACGTGGAGGAGTACCTGACGGACCCAGAGGTGATCGAGCAGAGCCTGCGCAACAAGCTGGCGCGCTCGCAGAAGAACAGCGGCGTTGACGCggtcagcagcaccagcgggcacaacaacagcggcagcggacagAAAGACGAAGCGAACGCGACTTCGTCGACCGACACATTCAAGCCGGCGTCGGAGGACGTACGCCGCAAGCTTCGTGGCGTCGCCCGCCACAAGGCGCGCTTCGAGCTGACAGGTTTTGTCGCCCACATTGGCGAGGGACCAAACTCAGGGCACTACTTCACGTGTGTCCGCTACGGTCCtcagctgtggcgccgctTCGACGACGAGACTGTGTCGACGATGGCGGAGCGAGATGTGAAGCAGTACTTTGGCGTTCCATCCGACGCTGTCGGCGTGGTCACGACGACGGCCTACATACTGCTCTACGAGCGCGTTGCGTAG